In Microbacterium cremeum, a genomic segment contains:
- a CDS encoding GntR family transcriptional regulator yields the protein MILIDPSSAVPPFEQLRSQVLDAVTTGELAPGQRLPTVRRLADDLGVAPGTVARAYRELEASGIIETRGRNGTFVAFDADPARQQLQRAAAAFAAQVRDLRLDTDEALAVVTAALRSPDTTTA from the coding sequence ATGATCCTCATCGACCCGTCGTCCGCGGTCCCGCCGTTCGAGCAGCTTCGCAGCCAGGTGCTGGATGCGGTGACCACGGGTGAGCTGGCTCCGGGCCAGCGCCTGCCCACCGTCCGCCGCCTCGCCGACGACCTCGGGGTCGCACCGGGCACGGTCGCTCGCGCGTACCGCGAGCTCGAGGCGTCCGGCATCATCGAGACCCGCGGACGCAACGGCACGTTCGTCGCGTTCGACGCCGACCCCGCCCGCCAGCAGCTGCAACGTGCCGCCGCCGCGTTCGCCGCACAGGTGCGCGACCTGCGCCTCGACACCGACGAGGCGCTCGCGGTGGTGACGGCCGCCCTGCGCTCGCCCGACACGACCACCGCGTGA
- a CDS encoding UDP-N-acetylglucosamine--N-acetylmuramyl-(pentapeptide) pyrophosphoryl-undecaprenol N-acetylglucosamine transferase has translation MTTYLLAGGGTAGHVNPLLAVADALRDRDPGAEVLVLGTREGLESRLVPERGYELLIVDKVPFPRRPNRAAVAFPARFRRAIGQVRAHIASRSVDVVVGFGGYASAPAYVAARRERVPVVVHEANARPGLANILGARRAAGVGVAFEGTPLRRSRVVGMPLRREIVTLDRQALRAEAAEHFGLDASHPVLLVFGGSLGARRLNEAFGEGHDAAWRDVLAAGWQLLHATGERLELADPAADGYAVRRYLDRMDLAFALADVVVSRAGAATVSEISALGIPAVYVPYAVGNGEQALNAASAVRAGAAVLIPDAEFTGARVRSEVVPLLADETARARMAEAAASVGTRTGTENVVAMIDEALARR, from the coding sequence GTGACGACGTATCTCCTCGCCGGCGGTGGCACCGCCGGCCACGTCAACCCGCTTCTCGCTGTCGCCGACGCACTGCGCGACCGCGACCCCGGCGCCGAGGTCCTCGTGCTCGGCACGCGCGAGGGCCTCGAGTCCCGGCTCGTCCCCGAGCGCGGGTACGAGCTGCTCATCGTCGACAAGGTGCCGTTCCCGAGGCGGCCGAACCGGGCCGCCGTGGCGTTCCCGGCACGGTTCCGCCGAGCCATCGGGCAGGTCCGCGCCCACATCGCCTCCCGGAGCGTCGACGTCGTCGTCGGCTTCGGCGGCTACGCGTCGGCCCCGGCGTATGTCGCCGCACGCCGCGAACGGGTGCCGGTCGTCGTCCACGAGGCCAACGCCCGCCCGGGGCTCGCGAACATCCTCGGGGCGCGCCGCGCCGCCGGTGTCGGGGTCGCCTTCGAGGGCACGCCGCTGCGTCGATCGAGGGTCGTGGGGATGCCGCTGCGCCGCGAGATCGTGACGCTCGACCGACAGGCGCTGCGCGCCGAGGCGGCCGAGCACTTCGGGCTCGACGCGTCGCACCCCGTGCTCCTCGTCTTCGGAGGCTCGCTGGGCGCACGGCGGCTGAACGAGGCGTTCGGCGAGGGGCACGACGCCGCCTGGCGCGATGTGCTCGCCGCCGGCTGGCAGCTGCTGCACGCCACGGGCGAACGATTGGAACTGGCCGATCCCGCCGCCGACGGCTACGCCGTGCGGCGCTACCTCGACCGCATGGACCTCGCGTTCGCGCTCGCGGACGTCGTCGTCTCGCGCGCGGGCGCCGCCACCGTGAGCGAGATCAGCGCGCTGGGAATCCCCGCGGTGTACGTGCCGTACGCGGTGGGCAACGGCGAGCAGGCGCTCAATGCGGCGTCCGCGGTGCGCGCCGGAGCGGCGGTGCTGATCCCGGATGCCGAGTTCACGGGTGCCCGCGTGCGGTCCGAGGTCGTGCCGCTGCTGGCCGACGAGACGGCGCGCGCCCGCATGGCCGAGGCCGCGGCATCCGTCGGCACCCGCACCGGAACCGAAAACGTCGTCGCGATGATCGACGAGGCCCTCGCACGACGCTGA
- the ftsW gene encoding putative lipid II flippase FtsW: protein MTTTQPRIRPAGGTEPEPGRGGRGLAARVNLGRVLAPVPSEFLLIASTALLLTVFGLVMVLSATSATATADGEAPWDAAVKQMVFAAIGVPLMFIASRLPVSFWKRIAWPALIFGVAFQLLVFTPLGNASDGNRNWIVIAGFQAQPSEFLKLGLALWVAFVLFRKRTLLTKWQHVFIPLVPVAGLAIATVLAGHDLGTAMVLVLLVLGALYFSGVKLRIFVLPAILAAAAVAVLAVTSPDRMRRFMSFLNPNCLDDYYNDCYQPLHGIWGLANGGIFGLGLGNSREKYDWLPAIANDYIFAVVGEELGLIGCAVVLTLFALYAVGAFHVIRKTDDPFVRIAAGGITVWVVGQALINIGVVLRVFPVLGVPLPFMSQGGTSLLSVLVASGVLLAFTRTLPDAVARRQASIDAAAARRRRAAPRPAPR, encoded by the coding sequence ATGACGACGACGCAGCCGCGGATCCGACCCGCCGGGGGCACTGAGCCCGAGCCGGGCCGAGGAGGCCGGGGTCTCGCTGCGCGCGTGAATCTCGGGCGCGTCCTCGCCCCGGTGCCCAGCGAGTTCCTGCTCATCGCATCGACGGCGCTGCTGCTGACGGTCTTCGGCCTGGTGATGGTGCTCTCGGCGACGTCGGCGACTGCGACCGCCGATGGCGAGGCGCCGTGGGACGCCGCGGTGAAGCAGATGGTGTTCGCCGCGATCGGCGTCCCGCTGATGTTCATCGCGAGCCGGCTGCCGGTGTCGTTCTGGAAGAGGATCGCGTGGCCCGCGCTCATCTTCGGCGTCGCGTTCCAGCTGCTCGTGTTCACGCCGCTCGGGAATGCCAGCGACGGCAACCGCAACTGGATCGTGATCGCCGGCTTCCAGGCGCAGCCGTCGGAGTTCCTCAAGCTCGGCCTCGCCCTGTGGGTGGCATTCGTGCTGTTCCGCAAGCGCACGCTGCTGACGAAGTGGCAGCACGTGTTCATCCCGCTCGTGCCCGTCGCGGGCCTGGCCATCGCGACGGTGCTCGCAGGGCACGACCTCGGCACCGCGATGGTGCTCGTCCTGCTCGTGCTCGGCGCCCTGTACTTCTCGGGCGTCAAGCTCCGGATCTTCGTGCTGCCCGCGATCCTCGCCGCGGCCGCGGTCGCGGTGCTCGCGGTCACGAGCCCCGACCGCATGCGGCGGTTCATGAGCTTCCTGAACCCCAACTGCCTCGACGACTACTACAACGACTGCTACCAGCCGCTGCACGGCATCTGGGGCCTCGCCAACGGCGGGATCTTCGGGCTCGGGCTCGGCAACTCCCGCGAGAAGTACGACTGGCTCCCGGCGATCGCGAACGACTACATCTTCGCGGTGGTGGGCGAGGAGCTCGGTCTCATCGGCTGCGCCGTGGTGCTGACGCTGTTCGCGCTGTACGCGGTCGGCGCGTTCCACGTCATCCGCAAGACCGACGACCCGTTCGTCCGCATCGCCGCGGGCGGCATCACCGTGTGGGTCGTCGGGCAGGCGCTCATCAACATCGGTGTGGTGCTGCGGGTGTTCCCGGTGCTGGGCGTGCCGCTGCCGTTCATGTCGCAGGGCGGCACCTCGCTGCTGTCGGTGCTGGTGGCGTCCGGCGTGCTGCTGGCGTTCACCCGGACTCTGCCCGACGCCGTCGCCCGGCGTCAGGCGTCGATCGACGCGGCCGCCGCGCGCCGTCGTCGTGCGGCACCCCGTCCGGCTCCCCGCTGA
- the murD gene encoding UDP-N-acetylmuramoyl-L-alanine--D-glutamate ligase has translation MSAVAGDGAGGSRLDSLTSWHADWKGLRVAVLGLSVTGFSVADTLAELGADVLVVTERADEEYARLLPVIGARLWTGPLDSVPEELRGFDPDVVVASPGFAPRHPLVAWAREAGIALWGDVELAWRVRDKVVRADGTPADWILVTGTNGKTTTTRLAATMLVAGGLRAAPVGNIGTPVLDAVRDPAGFDALVVELSSHQLWYLGLQEGPAPVSPHAAVCLNLADDHLEWHGSFEAYREAKAHVYDNTRVACVYNKSDAATQRMVEDADVVEGARAIGFDLGVPGPSDLGVVEGLVVDRAFLEDRRTSALELTTVEELQQLGLAAPHIVSNILAAAALARSLDVAPAAIRDALRGFRLDPHRIEVVARHEGITWVDDSKATNPHAAASSLAAYPGAVWVVGGLLKGVDIADLVAGRGAQAKAAIVIGSEREVVMSAFSRHAPAVPVFEVDADETEEVMARVVELAAGVARDGDVVLLAPAAASFDQFASYADRGERFAAAVRQRIGTGAGDDDDAAADPTRRGH, from the coding sequence ATGAGCGCGGTCGCAGGCGACGGAGCGGGCGGCTCCCGGCTCGACTCGCTCACCAGCTGGCACGCGGACTGGAAGGGCCTGCGCGTCGCCGTGCTCGGCCTGTCGGTCACCGGATTCTCGGTCGCCGACACGCTCGCAGAGCTCGGCGCCGACGTGCTCGTCGTGACCGAGCGGGCCGATGAGGAGTACGCGCGCCTGCTGCCGGTGATCGGCGCGCGGCTGTGGACCGGACCCCTCGACTCCGTGCCCGAGGAGCTCCGAGGCTTCGACCCCGATGTCGTGGTGGCCTCGCCCGGGTTCGCGCCCCGGCATCCGCTCGTCGCGTGGGCTCGCGAGGCCGGCATCGCGCTCTGGGGCGACGTCGAGCTCGCGTGGCGCGTGCGCGACAAAGTCGTGCGCGCCGACGGCACGCCGGCGGACTGGATCCTCGTCACCGGCACGAACGGCAAGACCACCACGACGCGCCTCGCCGCGACGATGCTCGTCGCGGGCGGGCTCCGCGCCGCGCCCGTCGGGAACATCGGCACGCCGGTGCTCGACGCCGTGCGCGATCCGGCCGGGTTCGACGCGCTCGTCGTCGAGCTCTCGAGCCATCAGCTCTGGTATCTGGGTCTGCAGGAAGGCCCCGCCCCGGTGTCGCCGCACGCCGCGGTGTGCCTCAACCTCGCCGACGACCACCTCGAGTGGCACGGATCGTTCGAGGCGTACCGTGAGGCCAAGGCGCACGTGTACGACAACACGCGCGTCGCGTGCGTTTACAACAAGTCGGATGCCGCGACCCAGCGCATGGTCGAGGACGCCGACGTCGTCGAGGGGGCGCGCGCCATCGGCTTCGACCTGGGCGTGCCGGGGCCCAGTGATCTCGGTGTCGTCGAGGGTCTCGTCGTCGACCGGGCCTTCCTCGAGGATCGCCGCACCAGCGCCCTCGAGCTCACGACGGTCGAGGAGCTCCAGCAGCTCGGCCTCGCCGCCCCGCACATCGTCTCGAACATCCTCGCCGCCGCCGCACTCGCGCGGTCGCTCGACGTCGCGCCGGCCGCCATCCGCGACGCGCTGCGCGGCTTCCGTCTCGACCCGCACCGCATCGAGGTCGTCGCGCGGCACGAGGGCATCACCTGGGTCGACGACTCCAAGGCGACGAACCCGCACGCCGCCGCCTCGTCGCTCGCCGCGTACCCCGGGGCCGTCTGGGTGGTGGGCGGCCTCCTCAAGGGCGTCGACATCGCAGACCTCGTCGCGGGCCGCGGCGCACAGGCGAAGGCCGCCATCGTCATCGGCTCCGAGCGCGAGGTCGTGATGTCGGCGTTCTCACGACACGCGCCCGCGGTGCCGGTGTTCGAGGTGGACGCCGATGAGACTGAAGAGGTCATGGCGCGGGTCGTCGAGCTGGCGGCCGGGGTGGCGCGTGACGGGGACGTCGTACTGCTCGCCCCCGCCGCGGCATCCTTCGACCAGTTCGCGTCCTACGCCGACCGCGGCGAGAGATTCGCGGCGGCGGTGAGGCAACGGATCGGAACGGGGGCGGGCGATGACGACGACGCAGCCGCGGATCCGACCCGCCGGGGGCACTGA
- the mraY gene encoding phospho-N-acetylmuramoyl-pentapeptide-transferase → MRSLLTAAAISLAFTLFLTPVFLRLFRKWGWGQVIRTPEDIRNPNHQTKRGTPTMGGTIFIVGTIVGYLVGGYTGNNPPTISGLLVLWMMVGLGVVGFIDDYMKVRQQKFMGLSGWRKVVGQIAVTVPFGVVALNLPNRYGETPASPYISVFRDVEALSFMAFGAIAGWILYLAWVSFIGVAFSNSTNVTDGLDGLAAGAAIFVTGAYSLIAFWQFNQACWGSEAAAAAAKAACYPTRDPFDLAIVSASFVGALVGFLWWNAPKAKVFMGDVGSMAIGGVLAAMAILTRTELLAVLVAGVFVIAPGSVILQRLYFKVTRGKRLFLMSPFHHHLEMRGWSEVTIVVRMWIIAGLLAVSGVGFFYVEWLTRT, encoded by the coding sequence GTGAGATCACTCCTGACCGCGGCGGCGATCTCGCTGGCGTTCACGCTCTTCCTGACGCCGGTCTTCCTGCGGCTGTTCCGCAAGTGGGGCTGGGGGCAGGTGATCCGCACTCCGGAGGACATCCGCAACCCCAACCACCAGACCAAGCGCGGCACGCCCACGATGGGTGGCACGATCTTCATCGTCGGCACGATCGTCGGCTATCTCGTGGGCGGCTACACCGGAAACAACCCGCCGACCATCTCGGGTCTGCTCGTGCTCTGGATGATGGTCGGTCTCGGCGTCGTCGGATTCATCGACGACTACATGAAGGTGCGCCAGCAGAAATTCATGGGCCTGAGCGGCTGGCGCAAGGTCGTCGGGCAGATCGCGGTCACCGTCCCGTTCGGCGTGGTGGCGCTGAACCTGCCGAACCGGTACGGCGAGACGCCGGCGTCACCGTACATCTCGGTCTTCCGCGACGTCGAAGCCCTGTCGTTCATGGCGTTCGGTGCCATCGCGGGCTGGATCCTGTACCTCGCGTGGGTGTCGTTCATCGGCGTGGCCTTCTCGAACAGCACCAACGTCACCGACGGCCTCGACGGGCTCGCCGCAGGGGCGGCGATCTTCGTCACCGGTGCCTACAGCCTCATCGCGTTCTGGCAGTTCAACCAGGCGTGCTGGGGGAGCGAGGCGGCCGCCGCCGCGGCCAAGGCCGCCTGCTACCCGACCCGCGACCCGTTCGACCTCGCCATCGTCTCGGCATCCTTCGTCGGCGCGCTCGTCGGCTTCCTGTGGTGGAACGCGCCGAAGGCGAAGGTCTTCATGGGCGACGTCGGCTCCATGGCGATCGGCGGCGTCCTCGCCGCCATGGCGATCCTGACCCGCACCGAGCTGCTCGCGGTCCTCGTCGCGGGCGTCTTCGTGATCGCCCCCGGATCGGTCATCCTGCAGCGCCTCTACTTCAAGGTCACCCGCGGCAAGCGGCTCTTCCTCATGAGCCCGTTCCACCACCACCTCGAGATGCGAGGGTGGTCCGAGGTGACCATCGTGGTGCGCATGTGGATCATCGCCGGCCTTCTCGCAGTGTCCGGCGTCGGGTTCTTCTACGTCGAGTGGCTGACGCGGACATGA
- a CDS encoding UDP-N-acetylmuramoyl-tripeptide--D-alanyl-D-alanine ligase encodes MIALTIAQIAHAVAGEARPAGDDTLETVVSGVVDTDSRLIEPGGIFVAKPGEDTDGHLFVDAAVEKGAALAIVERPVEASVSQIVVPSAVAALADLAREVVARVKASGNLRVVGITGSNGKTTTKNLLARILEGEGETVAPKASFNNEVGAPLTMLRVTESTRFLVSEFGASAPGEIARLAGLVEPDVGVVLMVGMAHAAGFGGIEATLNAKSELVRALHSGGTAVLNADDARVASMAPIAAERDAAVRWFGRGPAATDVRADDVEVTASGTTCVVTADGESSPLRLRVLGEHHVMNALAAIAAATTLGVSLADAVARLETVEIAERWRMQPLGSDRVRIINDAYNASPDSMAAALRTLAQIAQPGERTVAVLGAMTELGEHAEEEHDRVGLLAVRLGIQRIVVVGPEARRMYLEAVAQGSWDNEAVFFETADEAFEYLRGELRDGDRVLVKSSNAVGLRFLGDRLGESFS; translated from the coding sequence ATGATCGCGCTCACCATCGCCCAGATCGCCCACGCCGTCGCAGGCGAGGCGCGCCCGGCCGGCGACGACACGCTCGAGACGGTCGTCTCGGGCGTCGTCGACACCGACTCACGCCTCATCGAGCCGGGCGGCATCTTCGTCGCCAAGCCCGGCGAAGACACCGACGGGCACCTGTTCGTCGACGCCGCCGTCGAGAAGGGCGCAGCCCTCGCGATCGTCGAGCGGCCGGTCGAGGCATCCGTGAGTCAGATCGTGGTGCCCAGCGCCGTCGCCGCGCTCGCGGACCTCGCGCGCGAGGTCGTCGCGCGGGTGAAGGCGAGCGGGAACCTGCGCGTGGTCGGGATCACCGGCTCGAACGGCAAGACCACCACCAAGAACCTGCTCGCCCGCATCCTCGAGGGTGAAGGCGAGACCGTCGCGCCGAAGGCCTCGTTCAACAACGAGGTCGGCGCGCCCCTGACGATGCTGCGGGTCACCGAGAGCACGAGGTTCCTCGTGAGCGAGTTCGGTGCGAGCGCGCCCGGTGAGATCGCACGCCTCGCGGGACTCGTCGAGCCCGATGTCGGTGTCGTGCTGATGGTCGGCATGGCGCACGCCGCCGGATTCGGCGGCATCGAAGCGACCTTGAACGCCAAATCAGAGCTCGTGCGGGCCCTGCACTCGGGCGGTACCGCCGTGCTCAACGCGGACGACGCCCGCGTGGCCTCGATGGCCCCGATCGCCGCGGAGCGCGATGCCGCGGTGCGGTGGTTCGGGCGCGGCCCCGCGGCCACCGACGTGCGCGCCGACGACGTCGAGGTCACGGCATCCGGAACCACCTGCGTGGTCACCGCCGACGGCGAGTCGTCTCCGCTGCGACTGCGGGTGCTCGGCGAGCACCACGTCATGAACGCCCTCGCCGCCATCGCGGCGGCGACGACGCTCGGCGTCTCGCTCGCCGACGCCGTCGCACGCCTCGAGACCGTCGAGATCGCCGAGCGCTGGCGTATGCAGCCGCTCGGATCGGACCGCGTGCGGATCATCAACGACGCCTACAACGCCAGTCCCGACTCGATGGCCGCCGCGCTGCGCACGCTCGCCCAGATCGCGCAGCCGGGCGAGCGCACCGTCGCGGTGCTCGGCGCCATGACCGAGCTCGGCGAGCATGCCGAGGAGGAGCACGACCGCGTGGGCCTGCTCGCAGTCAGACTCGGCATCCAGAGGATCGTCGTGGTGGGACCCGAGGCGCGCCGCATGTACCTCGAAGCCGTGGCGCAGGGATCGTGGGACAACGAGGCCGTCTTCTTCGAGACCGCCGATGAGGCCTTCGAGTACCTGCGCGGCGAGCTGCGCGACGGCGACCGTGTGCTGGTGAAGTCGTCCAACGCCGTGGGGCTCCGGTTCCTCGGCGATCGTCTGGGAGAATCGTTCTCGTGA